A genomic region of Rhipicephalus sanguineus isolate Rsan-2018 chromosome 1, BIME_Rsan_1.4, whole genome shotgun sequence contains the following coding sequences:
- the LOC119402667 gene encoding transcription factor Atoh8 produces MSAASSDDSGVELHKRRNKRKSSEPRRRRLLSGRPRPCKDADTTEDDSAEERVPTIPSAVAGRGSVIHEVRRTAPDEGLDLTTTSNSPATSATSTTAGGDDECLLDLRSTATHPSIFESRETGVVLFGGQMTLSEQSARRAPALRPGSWTPPCKRSAAGDGASTDSLRDTSCLREKRIALSLYGNASTSFPSASTSAARETFDASDVELIPRTSRTSPCLDSTSGSSRSAQRNYKGMTRQRRIEANARERSRVHTISAAFEALRRAVPAYADNQKLSKLAILRIAAAYIVALARLNEKDYSYDQRAPSFAECIDLCTRTIQAEGKARRRGSAAATATKDSLEMSS; encoded by the coding sequence ATGAGCGCTGCGTCGAGCGACGACAGCGGTGTGGAGCTGCACAAGCGGCGCAACAAGCGCAAGTCGAGCGAGCCACGGCGCCGGCGGCTGCTGAGCGGCCGACCCCGCCCCTGCAAGGATGCGGACACGACCGAAGACGATTCGGCTGAGGAGCGCGTTCCGACGATTCCATCGGCCGTCGCCGGCCGCGGCTCCGTCATCCACGAGGTGCGGCGGACGGCGCCGGACGAAGGCCTCGACCTGACCACCACGTCCAACTCGCCGGCTACTTCGGCGACGTCCACCACTGCCGGCGGCGATGACGAATGCCTCCTGGACTTGCGCTCGACGGCGACCCATCCGTCGATCTTCGAGTCACGGGAGACCGGCGTCGTGCTGttcggcggacagatgacgctcTCCGAGCAGTCGGCGCGTCGCGCGCCGGCCCTTCGGCCCGGCTCCTGGACTCCACCGTGCAAGAGAAGCGCCGCAGGCGACGGCGCCTCGACGGACAGCTTGCGGGACACCTCCTGTCTCCGGGAGAAGCGGATAGCGCTCTCTCTGTACGGCAACGCATCAACATCCTTCCCTAGTGCCAGCACTTCAGCGGCGCGTGAGACATTCGACGCGAGTGACGTGGAACTAATTCCGAGGACTAGTAGAACGTCTCCGTGCTTGGACAGTACTAGTGGCAGCAGCCGTTCGGCGCAGCGCAATTACAAGGGTATGACCAGGCAACGGCGCATCGAGGCAAACGCCCGCGAGCGCTCGCGCGTACACACTATCAGCGCGGCGTTTGAAGCGTTGCGGCGCGCGGTGCCGGCGTACGCGGACAACCAGAAACTTTCCAAGCTCGCCATCCTGCGGATCGCGGCTGCCTACATCGTGGCCCTGGCTAGGCTCAACGAGAAAGACTACAGCTACGACCAACGTGCTCCCTCGTTTGCCGAGTGCATCGACCTGTGCACGCGCACCATCCAGGCCGAGGGCAAGGCTAGGCGCAGAGGCTCCGCGGCCGCCACTGCCACCAAG